The following coding sequences lie in one Leucoraja erinacea ecotype New England chromosome 20, Leri_hhj_1, whole genome shotgun sequence genomic window:
- the smim22 gene encoding small integral membrane protein 22, giving the protein MADQDVGAQIEAQFNDVVRRLQSKQLFQSDWDIATFAIFFIFIGAVLFLILLVVVRFLWGCCCCCCSTSKKPSKRKVGVDNLALEP; this is encoded by the exons ATGGCTGACCAAGATGTGGGAGCACAGATTGAAGCACAGTTTAATGATGTTGTGAGGAGACTACAAAGCAAGCAACTTTTTCAGTCTGACTGGGATATTGCCACTTTTGCCATTTTCTTCATTTTTATTG GTGCTGTGTTGTTTCTCATTCTCTTGGTTGTGGTTCGCTTTCTctggggctgctgctgctgctgctgctctaccTCCAAAAAG CCTTCAAAGCGTAAAGTGGGTGTCGACAACCTGGCACTAGAACCGTAG